One Aphidius gifuensis isolate YNYX2018 linkage group LG3, ASM1490517v1, whole genome shotgun sequence DNA window includes the following coding sequences:
- the LOC122853560 gene encoding catenin alpha-like, which produces MRQCEIKNPELRDKIAGARAVIKKNQPFLLSSTKVYVNHPDMAVAKKIYDNVLDELNEALDNIKNAAEGKLSKEHVKPVDRPGQLVDALEKFDVNTYLRSSPTHEYLEKDKPNLQEQLDDIVAQVVYIGDSSGTRINRRNQMIEGCEAQPDNLNNAIEDISKKTWDLRDNIRKAVVDNISDSFLDTGVPLFDMIIAAENGDEDKFNDASIAFEKHAVKLIEVGHLACCMSENIDGIKMVNCCIEQISKLYPKVIDAAKILVVHSNSIPAKENMQVFHKAWEKQVKILIDAVDDITTIDDFLGVTEAHILEDINNCVIALQKNDRLAFVLSSDAILNRSRRVSNVVNGHVTQEMYQPSIYKKRILDAVVVLQDKIMPKFLRGVKLALDNITADKIRSQDDKKKDEDLFIDSSNIVYNGVHEIRRALLMNKLDDDDDIDLNNSESNENNLIDEYPNIGCIKNARDVMKIMNDKDKEKIIKEVEFFKNEKIKFDKEVEKWDDSGNDIILLAKKMCIIMMEMIDFTRGCGPLKTTMDIINAAKKISVNGTKLNELISQIIENCPESTTKNDLLGYIQRIYFHCHQMNITSKVKADVVQSINGELFVSGLDSATSLIQSSKNLMNAVVHTVKASYIASTKYPRTDTNTPIVVWKMKAPEKKPLVRRETSSKKNIIRRESQKMEQSPIKVLSDFQSLDERSLF; this is translated from the exons ATGCGTCaatgtgaaattaaaaatccagAATTACGTGATAAAATTGCTGGTGCACGtgctgttattaaaaaaaatcaaccatttttattgtcatcaaCAAAAGTATATGTTAATCATCCAGATATGGctgttgctaaaaaaatatatgacaatGTTTTGGATGAACTTAATGAAGctcttgataatattaaaaatgctgCTGAAGGAAAGCTGAGTAAAGAACATGTTAAACCTGTTGATAGACCAGGTCAACTTGTTGATGCATTAGAGAAATTTGATGTTAATACATACTTGAGATCATCACCAACTCatgaatatttagaaaaagatAAACCAAATTTACAAGAACAACTTGATGATATTGTTGCACAAGTTGTTTATATTGGTGATTCATCAGGTACAAGAATTAATAGACGTAATCAAATGATTGAAGGATGTGAAGCT caacctgataatttaaacaatgcTATTGAAGATATTAGTAAAAAAACTTGGGATCTTCGTGATAATATACGTAAAgctgttgttgataatatttctgaTAGTTTTTTAGATACTGGTGTACCACTTTTTGACATGATAATTGCTGCAGAGAATGGTGATGaggataaatttaatgatgcaTCAATTGCATTTGAAAAACATgctgttaaattaattgaagttGGACATCTTGCTTGTTGTATGTCTGAAAATATTGATGGTATTAAAATGGTTAATTGTTGTATTGAACAAATTAGTAAACTATATCCAAAAGTAATTGATGCTGctaaaattttagttgtaCATTCAAATTCAATACCAGCAAAAGAAAATATGCAGGTATTTCATAAAGCATGGGAAAAAcaagttaaaatattaattgatgctgttgatgatataacaacaattgatgattttcTTGGTGTCACTGAGGCTCATATACTtgaagatataaataattgtgttattgcattacaaaaaaatgatcGTTTAGCATTTGTTTTATCATCTGATGCAATATTAAATCGTTCACGACGTGTTTCTAATGTTGTTAATGGACATGTTACACAAGAAATGTATCAAccaagtatttataaaaaaagaattcttgatgctgttgttgttcttcaagataaaataatgCCAAAATTTTTAAGAGGAGTTAAATTAGCTCTTGATAATATTACAGCTGATAAAATAAGGAgtcaagatgataaaaaaaaagatgaagatttatttattgattcatcaaatattgtttataatggTGTACATGAAATTCGTCGTGcattattgatgaataaattagatgatgatgatgatattgatttaaataattctgaatcaaatgaaaataatttaattgatgaatatCCAAATATTGGTTGTATTAAAAATGCTCGTGAtgttatgaaaataatgaatgataaagataaagaaaaaataataaaagaagttgaattttttaaaaatgaaaaaattaaatttgataaagaaGTTGAAAAATGGGATGATTCTGGTaatgatataatattattagctaaaaaaatgtgtattaTTATGATGGAAATGATTGATTTTACAAGAGGTTGTGGACCACTTAAAACAACAATGGATATTATAAAtgcagctaaaaaaatatcagttaatggaacaaaattaaatgagtTGATAAgtcaaattattgaaaattgtcCAGAGAGTACaactaaaaatgatttattgggTTATAtacaaagaatatattttcattgtcatcaaATGAATATAACAAGTAAAGTTAAAGCTGATGTTGTACAAAGTATAAATGGTGAACTTTTTGTATCTGGTTTAGATTCAGCAACTTCACTTATTCAATCATCTAAAAATCTTATGAATGCTGTTGTACATACTGTTAAAGCATCATACATTGCATCAACAAAGTATCCAAGAACTGATACAAAT aCACCAATTGTCGTTTGGAAAATGAAAGCACCAGAAAAGAAACCTCTGGTACGTCGAGAgacatcatcaaaaaaaaatatcattcgcAGGGAATCACAAAAAATGGAACAAAGTCCAATTAAAGTTCTATCAGATTTTCAAAGTTTAGATGAAcgttcattgttttaa